One genomic segment of Kribbella jejuensis includes these proteins:
- a CDS encoding glycosyltransferase family 4 protein — translation MSEQTKSAGKPVVVGADREIVIATPMRPTGTSGLQSHVRTFHEYLDDASRPASVISPFSLRSLTMKPMFGARLAIRPVSKPAGVWWYRYWHAYYLQKALEQRIAGNPNAVIYTQCPVSAGAAMRARTTQPVVMAAHLNVSQADEWAGKGELPEGGRLYRSIRAYEESLLPRLDGIVYVSDFARSVLEERIPALRNVPSVVVPNPVSASTAAPTTDPADLITVGFLESRKNHAYLIDVLGAAARRGHRYTLDIIGSGPDRRALEARADGHGIGDQVRFLGYQADPPALLPGHRLYCHTAIIENLPIALLEAMAAGLPVLAGAVGGIPEMVRPGVEGQFWPLDDAETAAGVLIETLQDEGRRTAMAAAARLRAETEFSREVVGRRLTDFLDATELR, via the coding sequence ATGAGCGAGCAGACGAAGAGCGCAGGCAAGCCGGTCGTCGTGGGAGCGGATCGCGAGATCGTCATCGCGACGCCCATGCGGCCGACCGGTACGTCGGGGCTGCAGAGTCACGTGCGCACGTTCCACGAATACCTGGACGACGCGTCCCGGCCGGCGAGCGTGATCAGCCCGTTCTCGCTGCGGTCGCTGACGATGAAGCCGATGTTCGGCGCCCGCCTCGCGATCCGCCCGGTCAGCAAGCCGGCCGGCGTCTGGTGGTACCGGTACTGGCACGCCTACTACCTGCAGAAGGCGCTCGAGCAGCGGATTGCCGGCAATCCGAATGCCGTCATCTACACCCAGTGCCCGGTGTCCGCGGGGGCCGCGATGCGTGCCCGGACGACGCAGCCGGTGGTGATGGCCGCGCACCTGAACGTGTCGCAGGCCGACGAGTGGGCGGGCAAGGGCGAGCTCCCCGAGGGTGGCCGGCTGTACCGCTCGATCCGTGCGTACGAGGAGTCCTTGCTGCCGCGGCTCGACGGCATCGTCTATGTGTCCGACTTCGCGCGCTCGGTGCTGGAGGAGCGGATCCCGGCACTGCGGAACGTGCCGTCCGTCGTCGTCCCGAACCCGGTGAGCGCGTCGACGGCTGCGCCGACCACCGACCCAGCGGATCTGATCACGGTCGGGTTCCTGGAGTCCCGCAAGAACCACGCGTACCTGATCGACGTCCTCGGCGCCGCCGCCCGCCGCGGGCACCGGTACACGCTCGACATCATCGGCAGCGGCCCCGACCGCCGCGCGCTCGAGGCCCGCGCCGACGGCCACGGCATCGGCGACCAGGTCCGCTTCCTCGGCTACCAGGCCGACCCGCCCGCGCTGCTGCCCGGCCACCGCCTCTACTGCCACACCGCGATCATCGAGAACCTGCCGATCGCACTACTCGAGGCCATGGCCGCCGGGCTACCGGTCCTGGCCGGCGCCGTCGGCGGCATCCCGGAGATGGTCCGCCCCGGTGTCGAGGGTCAGTTCTGGCCGCTCGACGACGCCGAGACAGCAGCCGGCGTACTCATCGAGACCCTCCAGGACGAGGGTCGCCGGACGGCGATGGCCGCCGCCGCGCGGCTTCGTGCCGAAACCGAGTTCTCCCGCGAAGTCGTCGGGCGCCGCCTCACCGACTTCCTGGACGCGACCGAGCTCCGCTGA
- a CDS encoding sugar transferase, whose protein sequence is MSGAEAPDAVDSRRPLWVVPHEVPAIVPLPSRSTEPRWVGVYRWAAVGGDLLAAMLGVSIALLTRFGYHVGSSYLVVSSLLPLAWVAVVGLSKGYDPRFFGAGPDEFRSLIRAGVGLTAAVAMTSYVTKAEIARGFVVLAIPVMVGSALLLRYALRKDLHRHRVRGRCMHRVLVVGRSGPAATLCEHLESRPTDGYRVVATCRPRGESGEVEALDEPDILAAADRHAVEVVAIATDPELAGQSLRRLSWALEQRGVELIVSPGIIEVAGPRISVRPVAGLSLLHLERPSVSGGPHLMKAVFDRVVALGIIVLLSPVLIGLALAVKLTSAGPVLFRQQRVGRAGVEFTMLKFRSMYVDAEQRLSDLYALSDGNGVIFKMRNDPRMTPMGRWIRRFSLDELPQLFNVLRGDMSLVGPRPPLAEEVALYAADDSRRMLVKPGMTGLWQVSGRSDLSWDESVRLDLRYVDNWSMTLDLLILWKTVRAVIYGAGAY, encoded by the coding sequence GTGAGCGGAGCAGAAGCGCCGGACGCTGTAGACAGCCGTCGGCCGCTCTGGGTTGTCCCGCACGAGGTGCCGGCGATCGTTCCGTTGCCGTCGCGGTCGACCGAACCACGCTGGGTCGGGGTGTATCGCTGGGCCGCGGTGGGTGGGGACCTGCTCGCGGCGATGCTCGGCGTCTCGATCGCGCTGCTGACCCGCTTCGGGTACCACGTCGGCTCCAGTTATCTCGTCGTCAGCAGCCTGTTGCCGCTGGCCTGGGTCGCCGTCGTCGGCCTCTCCAAGGGATACGACCCCCGGTTCTTCGGCGCCGGGCCGGACGAGTTCCGCTCGCTGATCCGGGCCGGCGTCGGGCTGACCGCGGCGGTCGCGATGACGTCGTACGTGACCAAGGCCGAGATCGCCCGCGGGTTCGTGGTGCTGGCGATTCCGGTGATGGTCGGTTCCGCCTTGCTGCTGCGGTACGCGCTGCGGAAGGACCTGCACCGGCACCGCGTGCGAGGTCGGTGCATGCACAGGGTTCTCGTGGTCGGGCGAAGTGGCCCGGCCGCGACTCTGTGTGAGCACTTGGAGAGCCGCCCGACCGATGGTTACCGGGTGGTGGCGACGTGCCGCCCGCGCGGTGAGTCCGGTGAGGTCGAGGCCCTGGACGAGCCCGACATCCTGGCGGCCGCCGACCGGCACGCCGTCGAGGTGGTGGCGATCGCGACCGACCCGGAGTTGGCCGGTCAGTCGCTGCGCCGGCTGTCCTGGGCGCTCGAACAGCGTGGCGTGGAGTTGATCGTCTCGCCGGGCATTATCGAGGTGGCCGGTCCGCGGATCTCGGTGCGCCCGGTGGCTGGGTTGTCGCTGCTGCATCTGGAGCGGCCGTCGGTCAGCGGCGGTCCGCACCTGATGAAGGCTGTCTTCGACCGTGTGGTTGCTCTGGGCATCATCGTGTTGTTGTCGCCGGTGCTGATCGGGCTGGCGCTCGCGGTGAAGCTGACCAGCGCCGGGCCGGTGTTGTTCCGCCAGCAGCGCGTGGGGCGTGCCGGTGTCGAGTTCACGATGTTGAAGTTCCGCAGCATGTACGTCGACGCCGAGCAGCGGCTCAGTGACCTGTATGCGTTGAGCGACGGCAACGGCGTGATTTTCAAGATGCGCAACGATCCGCGGATGACGCCGATGGGTCGGTGGATCCGCCGGTTCTCGCTGGACGAGTTGCCGCAGTTGTTCAACGTGTTGCGCGGTGACATGTCGCTGGTCGGGCCGCGACCGCCGCTGGCCGAGGAGGTCGCGCTGTATGCCGCGGACGACTCGCGGCGGATGCTGGTGAAGCCCGGCATGACAGGTCTGTGGCAGGTCAGTGGCCGCAGCGACCTGTCGTGGGACGAGTCGGTCCGTCTGGACTTGCGGTATGTCGACAACTGGTCGATGACGCTGGATCTGCTGATTCTCTGGAAGACCGTGCGCGCGGTGATCTACGGCGCGGGAGCTTATTAA
- the rfbC gene encoding dTDP-4-dehydrorhamnose 3,5-epimerase, with protein sequence MEVIEVPGIAGVLLFRPAPHRDERGFFSRTFDRDVVAKAGLDPDAFVQDSISRSRKGVVRGMHTRAGQGEAKLVRCSYGAVFDVVVDLRPGSPTYRNRETFDLTGDNQVTVYVPAGCAHGFQALTEPADVSYRIDRAHDPSEDVAIRFDDPDLDIPWPLPVTLMSERDKAAAPLALATARLT encoded by the coding sequence ATGGAGGTCATCGAAGTACCGGGGATCGCCGGCGTACTGCTCTTCCGCCCAGCGCCGCATCGCGACGAGCGCGGGTTCTTCTCCCGGACGTTCGACCGGGACGTCGTCGCGAAGGCAGGGCTCGACCCGGACGCGTTCGTCCAGGACAGCATCTCCCGCTCCCGCAAGGGCGTCGTCCGGGGCATGCACACCCGCGCCGGACAGGGCGAGGCGAAGCTGGTGCGGTGCTCGTACGGCGCGGTGTTCGACGTCGTCGTCGACCTCCGGCCGGGCTCGCCGACGTACCGGAACCGGGAGACGTTCGACCTGACCGGTGACAACCAGGTGACCGTGTACGTACCGGCCGGCTGCGCGCACGGGTTCCAGGCGCTGACCGAACCGGCCGACGTCTCGTACCGCATCGACCGCGCGCACGACCCGTCCGAGGACGTGGCGATCCGGTTCGACGACCCCGATCTGGACATCCCGTGGCCGCTCCCGGTGACGCTGATGTCCGAACGCGACAAGGCCGCGGCACCACTCGCCCTGGCAACTGCGAGGCTCACATGA
- a CDS encoding PIG-L deacetylase family protein codes for MGVVEPLVAQLRRGGGLMLPFQLGLIDGPVHLVALGAHPDDIEIGCGGTLLKLAESVPELSAEFVIATGTPVRLEEARRAAELFLPECEVTVTSAELPDGRLPAYWNQTKELLEATARSSRRADLVLAPSKHDAHQDHRLIAELAPTVWRNHLVLHYEIPKWDGDFGRPWLYVELTEEQLREKVALLHKAYPSQVPHDWFDEEVFAGLARLRGMECRAPYAEAFTTGKATLTW; via the coding sequence GTGGGCGTTGTGGAGCCGCTCGTCGCGCAACTCCGACGCGGTGGCGGTCTGATGCTGCCCTTCCAGCTCGGCCTGATCGACGGCCCGGTGCACCTCGTTGCCTTGGGCGCCCATCCGGACGACATCGAGATCGGCTGCGGTGGCACGCTGCTCAAGCTGGCCGAGTCGGTCCCGGAGCTGTCCGCCGAGTTCGTGATCGCGACCGGTACGCCGGTCCGCCTGGAGGAGGCGCGCCGGGCGGCAGAGCTGTTCCTGCCCGAGTGCGAGGTGACCGTGACGTCGGCCGAGCTCCCCGACGGGCGGCTGCCGGCGTACTGGAACCAGACCAAGGAGTTGCTGGAGGCAACGGCCCGGAGCAGTCGGCGCGCCGACCTGGTACTTGCCCCGAGCAAGCATGACGCGCACCAGGACCACCGGCTGATCGCCGAGCTGGCGCCGACGGTCTGGCGCAACCACCTGGTGCTGCACTACGAGATCCCCAAATGGGACGGCGACTTCGGCCGGCCGTGGCTGTACGTCGAACTCACCGAGGAGCAGCTGCGCGAGAAGGTCGCGCTGCTGCACAAGGCGTACCCGTCGCAGGTTCCGCACGACTGGTTCGACGAAGAGGTGTTCGCCGGGCTGGCCCGGTTGCGCGGGATGGAATGCCGGGCGCCGTACGCGGAAGCCTTCACGACAGGCAAGGCCACGCTGACATGGTGA
- a CDS encoding GDP-L-fucose synthase family protein: protein MDFHAPVYVAGHRGLVGSAIWRRLDAAGYTNLIGASSAELDLRDREQTFAFLREHRPVTVIDAAARVGGILANRDHPTEFLSDNLRIQVNLMDAALEVRTPRLLFLGSSCIYPKYAEQPIRESSLLTGELEPTNDAYAIAKIAGIMQVQAVRRQYGLRWISAMPTNLYGPNDNFDPTSSHVLPALIRRFHEAKTTAAEEVVLWGSGTPRREFLHVDDLADACLHLLEHYDEPEPINVGVGADVTIRELAELVARTVGYTGAISNDLSKPDGTPRKLLDVSRLQALGWKPSISLEDGVAATYRWYVESLERTA from the coding sequence ATGGATTTTCATGCACCGGTGTATGTGGCCGGCCATCGTGGTCTGGTCGGTTCGGCGATCTGGCGGCGCTTGGACGCGGCCGGGTACACGAATCTGATCGGCGCGTCATCGGCGGAGCTGGATCTGCGGGATCGTGAGCAGACGTTCGCGTTCCTGCGCGAACATCGGCCGGTCACTGTCATCGACGCGGCGGCGCGGGTCGGTGGCATCCTCGCGAACCGGGACCATCCGACGGAGTTCCTCAGCGACAACCTGCGCATCCAGGTGAACCTGATGGACGCCGCCCTCGAGGTCCGCACGCCGCGGCTGCTGTTCCTGGGTTCGTCGTGTATCTACCCGAAGTACGCCGAGCAGCCGATCCGCGAGTCGAGTCTGCTGACCGGGGAGCTGGAGCCGACCAACGACGCGTACGCGATCGCGAAGATCGCCGGGATCATGCAGGTCCAGGCGGTCCGCCGGCAGTACGGTCTGCGCTGGATCTCGGCGATGCCGACCAACCTGTACGGGCCGAACGACAACTTCGACCCGACCAGCTCGCATGTGCTGCCCGCGCTGATCCGCCGCTTCCACGAAGCCAAGACGACCGCCGCGGAGGAAGTCGTGCTGTGGGGGAGTGGCACACCGCGCCGGGAGTTCCTGCATGTCGACGACCTGGCCGATGCGTGTCTGCACCTGCTGGAGCACTACGACGAACCGGAGCCGATCAACGTCGGGGTCGGCGCGGACGTGACGATCCGCGAGCTGGCCGAGTTGGTCGCCCGGACCGTGGGCTACACCGGTGCGATCAGCAACGATCTGTCCAAGCCGGACGGCACGCCGCGCAAGCTGCTCGACGTGAGCCGGCTGCAGGCGCTGGGTTGGAAGCCCTCGATTTCGTTGGAAGACGGTGTGGCCGCCACCTACCGCTGGTATGTGGAGAGCTTGGAGCGCACCGCATGA
- a CDS encoding class I SAM-dependent methyltransferase: MIEGDAVTFKCRGCAADDVVPVVDVGDQPCADYFPPAEAPGPDPRWPLALWLCRACTLVQLGPVQPQLPEEPLAVESATSRSHAEASVKEILGDFPELSGAVVFEFGSPHGGSWLDHLYAAGCRLAGDAEKADLVVDVHGIVHEPEYGEMLRLRAERLAPGGLLVMEFHHLLPLFIGNQFDTIRHGHWVYMSLRALRNLAALHGLTVESVRQVEMYGGSLMVMLRHTADAKPDASVDVVLEDEEAAGIADEVQLGTLQEAAWHAAGALHDELVRHRAAGRTVLGYGAPSKAPLLLDLSKVTTDLLPFTVDLAPGKHGRRIPGAGMVPIRPIDDLVKAQPDVVLVLTWDIADEIITQLEAGGGWGTTYLVPLPEPHERGR, translated from the coding sequence GTGATCGAGGGGGATGCAGTGACCTTCAAGTGCCGAGGGTGTGCGGCCGACGATGTCGTACCGGTGGTGGACGTCGGCGATCAGCCGTGCGCCGACTACTTCCCGCCGGCGGAGGCGCCGGGGCCCGATCCGCGGTGGCCGCTCGCGCTCTGGTTGTGCCGGGCGTGCACGCTCGTGCAGCTCGGTCCGGTTCAGCCGCAGCTGCCCGAGGAACCGTTGGCGGTCGAGTCGGCGACCAGCCGTTCGCACGCGGAGGCTTCGGTCAAGGAGATCCTCGGTGATTTCCCGGAACTGAGCGGTGCGGTGGTGTTCGAGTTCGGCAGTCCCCATGGCGGGTCCTGGCTCGACCACCTGTACGCCGCTGGGTGCCGGCTCGCGGGGGACGCGGAGAAGGCGGATCTCGTCGTCGACGTGCACGGGATCGTGCACGAGCCGGAGTACGGCGAGATGCTGCGGCTGCGGGCCGAGCGGCTCGCGCCCGGCGGGCTGCTGGTGATGGAGTTCCACCACCTGCTGCCGCTGTTCATCGGCAACCAGTTCGACACGATCCGGCACGGCCACTGGGTGTACATGTCGCTGCGTGCGCTGCGGAACCTCGCCGCGCTGCACGGTCTGACGGTCGAGTCGGTCCGGCAGGTCGAGATGTACGGCGGCAGCCTGATGGTGATGCTCCGGCACACTGCGGACGCGAAGCCGGACGCGTCGGTCGACGTGGTACTCGAGGACGAGGAAGCCGCGGGAATCGCCGACGAGGTCCAGCTCGGCACGCTCCAGGAGGCCGCGTGGCACGCGGCCGGTGCGCTGCACGACGAGCTCGTCCGGCACCGCGCCGCGGGCCGTACTGTCCTCGGCTACGGCGCCCCGTCCAAGGCGCCGCTGCTGCTCGACCTGAGCAAGGTCACCACGGACCTGCTGCCGTTCACCGTGGACCTTGCCCCGGGCAAGCACGGCCGCCGGATCCCCGGCGCCGGCATGGTCCCGATCCGCCCCATCGACGACCTCGTCAAAGCCCAGCCCGACGTCGTGCTCGTCCTCACCTGGGACATCGCCGACGAGATCATCACCCAGTTGGAGGCCGGCGGCGGCTGGGGTACGACGTACCTCGTCCCGCTCCCCGAACCGCACGAGAGGGGGCGCTGA
- a CDS encoding glutamate-1-semialdehyde 2,1-aminomutase, with protein sequence MKAFEKSVAANKRLHDLIPGGAHTYAKGEDQYPEDMAPVIERGDGAHVFDVDGNEYIEYGSGLRAVSLGHRHPRVLEAVRREIDRGSNFVRPSIVELEAAERFLTSVPTAEMVKFGKNGSDATTAAVKLARAVTGRPLVALCSDHAFFSIDDWFIARTPMSAGIPDAIADLTVGFPYGDLGATEELFRRHDGQIACLILEAATQYDPPPGYLEGLRDLAHRHGALLIFDEMITGFRFSEAGAQGLYGVTPDLSTFGKALGNGFAVSALAGKREYMERGGLRDVNERVFLLSTTHGAETHALAAAIAVMDVYAEEGIAARLHERGERLTRGVREVAAAAGVQDHVLVRGRPSNLVFATLDEDLQPSQPYRTLFLRELLLGGVIGPSFVVSSALTDEDIDRTVEVVAGACRVYRQALDGQNVLELLGGRPVKPVFRRFV encoded by the coding sequence ATGAAGGCTTTCGAGAAGTCCGTCGCCGCGAACAAGCGGCTGCACGACCTGATCCCCGGCGGCGCGCACACCTACGCCAAGGGTGAGGACCAGTACCCCGAGGACATGGCGCCGGTGATCGAGCGTGGCGACGGCGCCCACGTCTTCGATGTCGACGGCAACGAGTACATCGAGTACGGGTCCGGCCTGCGCGCGGTCAGCCTCGGCCACCGGCATCCGCGGGTGCTCGAGGCCGTCCGGCGCGAGATCGACCGCGGCAGCAACTTCGTCCGCCCGAGCATCGTCGAGCTCGAGGCCGCCGAACGCTTCCTCACCTCGGTACCGACCGCGGAGATGGTGAAGTTCGGCAAGAACGGGTCCGACGCGACCACCGCCGCGGTGAAGCTCGCCCGCGCGGTCACCGGCCGGCCGCTGGTCGCGCTCTGCAGCGACCACGCGTTCTTCTCGATCGACGACTGGTTCATCGCCCGGACGCCGATGTCGGCCGGCATCCCGGACGCGATCGCCGACCTGACCGTCGGCTTCCCGTACGGCGACCTGGGCGCGACCGAGGAACTGTTCCGCCGGCACGACGGGCAGATCGCCTGCCTGATCCTGGAGGCCGCGACCCAGTACGACCCGCCGCCCGGCTACCTGGAAGGCCTGCGCGACCTGGCGCACCGCCACGGCGCGCTGCTGATCTTCGACGAGATGATCACCGGCTTCCGGTTCTCCGAGGCCGGCGCCCAGGGCCTGTACGGCGTGACGCCCGACCTCTCGACCTTCGGCAAGGCGCTCGGCAACGGTTTCGCGGTCAGCGCACTGGCCGGCAAGCGCGAGTACATGGAGCGCGGCGGCCTGCGGGACGTCAACGAGCGGGTCTTCCTGTTGTCGACGACCCACGGCGCCGAGACCCACGCGCTCGCGGCCGCGATCGCCGTGATGGACGTCTACGCGGAAGAGGGCATCGCGGCGCGGCTGCACGAGCGGGGCGAGCGGCTGACCCGGGGCGTCCGCGAGGTGGCGGCAGCGGCCGGCGTACAGGATCACGTCCTGGTCCGTGGCCGGCCGAGCAACCTGGTGTTCGCGACCCTCGACGAGGACCTGCAGCCGTCGCAGCCGTACCGCACGCTGTTCCTCCGCGAACTGCTGCTCGGCGGGGTGATCGGACCGTCGTTCGTGGTCAGCAGCGCCCTCACCGACGAAGACATCGACCGCACGGTCGAGGTCGTGGCCGGCGCCTGCCGCGTCTACCGCCAGGCCCTCGACGGGCAGAACGTCCTCGAGCTCCTCGGCGGCCGCCCCGTCAAGCCGGTCTTCCGCCGGTTCGTCTAG
- a CDS encoding glucose-1-phosphate cytidylyltransferase: MKVVIFCGGHGLRMRSGVDSAPKPMMTIGDRPVLWHVMRYYAHFGHTEFILPLGFGGASVKEYFLRYEETVSNDFVMTKGGQHIELLESDISEWKITFVDTGIDTSIGERLRRVRPYLEDDDAFLANYGDVLTDAPMDRIVDHVMTSDITASLLAVPPQDSFHVVEFGTDSRVTGLRSATDLNVWINGGYFVLKKEIFDVLHEGEDLVGDAFPRLAAMSKLEAIPHHGFWAPMDTLKERSMLEDLYRSGKKPWALWSRSSRNSDAVAV; encoded by the coding sequence ATGAAGGTCGTGATCTTCTGTGGGGGGCACGGACTGCGGATGCGCAGTGGCGTGGATTCCGCACCGAAGCCGATGATGACGATCGGCGACCGGCCGGTCCTGTGGCACGTGATGCGGTACTACGCGCACTTCGGTCACACCGAGTTCATCCTGCCGCTGGGGTTCGGCGGGGCCTCGGTGAAGGAGTACTTCCTGCGCTACGAGGAGACCGTCTCCAACGACTTCGTGATGACCAAGGGCGGCCAGCACATCGAGCTGCTCGAGTCCGACATCAGCGAGTGGAAGATCACCTTCGTCGACACCGGGATCGACACCAGCATCGGTGAGCGGTTGCGCCGGGTGCGCCCGTACCTGGAGGACGACGACGCGTTCCTGGCCAACTACGGCGACGTGCTGACCGACGCGCCGATGGACAGGATCGTCGACCACGTGATGACCAGCGACATCACCGCGAGCCTGCTCGCGGTGCCGCCGCAGGACTCGTTCCACGTGGTCGAGTTCGGCACCGACTCCCGGGTCACCGGGCTGCGCTCGGCGACCGATCTGAACGTCTGGATCAACGGCGGCTACTTCGTGCTGAAGAAGGAGATCTTCGACGTCCTGCACGAGGGCGAGGACCTGGTCGGCGACGCCTTCCCGCGGCTGGCCGCGATGAGCAAGCTGGAGGCGATCCCGCACCACGGGTTCTGGGCGCCGATGGACACGCTCAAGGAGCGCAGCATGCTCGAGGACCTGTACCGCTCGGGCAAGAAGCCGTGGGCGTTGTGGAGCCGCTCGTCGCGCAACTCCGACGCGGTGGCGGTCTGA
- a CDS encoding polysaccharide pyruvyl transferase family protein yields MPHEQVQQRVGLFGRIGAGNLGNDASLEAVLQYLRREHPDAVLDAMFTGPEPVGDRYGLRVTRLNWLRPAGRSRSRLLHIVLTMLRIGIGAVADAIWIGAWVSGHDVVILPGMGLFETDLAQRPWEFPYSLFLVSAAGRLFGTKVAYVSVGATATEQPVTGRLLRAACRLAHYRSFRDQSSLDAARRMRMAGPDDRVYPDLVFALPVPPARPEPTGAVAVGVMAYDGTPSDRNRAAEVRSAYVGKMTQLVRSLIDDGHRVRLMIGDFNDLPVVEEILADARSRWTGPGEPPVVFEELSTIDEVMDQLSQVDLVVGTRFHTVLVALMLGKPTVAIAYGRKHTELMNEMGVGDWVQQIADLDADLLEKQVASLSNDRARITQILTARATRNREQLDEQFARLSTELLNTPSRA; encoded by the coding sequence GTGCCGCACGAGCAGGTCCAGCAGCGGGTGGGGTTGTTCGGGCGGATCGGCGCCGGCAACCTCGGGAACGACGCGAGCCTGGAAGCCGTGCTGCAGTACCTGCGCCGGGAGCACCCGGACGCCGTGCTCGACGCGATGTTCACCGGTCCGGAACCGGTCGGTGACCGGTACGGTCTACGGGTCACCCGGCTGAACTGGTTGCGTCCGGCGGGCAGGTCGCGCTCGCGGCTGCTGCACATCGTGCTGACGATGCTGCGGATCGGCATCGGAGCGGTCGCCGACGCGATCTGGATCGGCGCCTGGGTCTCGGGGCACGACGTGGTGATCCTGCCGGGGATGGGACTGTTCGAGACCGACCTTGCGCAACGGCCGTGGGAGTTCCCGTACTCGTTGTTCCTGGTGTCCGCGGCCGGACGGCTGTTCGGTACCAAGGTCGCCTACGTCAGCGTCGGCGCGACCGCGACCGAGCAGCCCGTCACCGGCCGGCTGCTCCGGGCCGCCTGCCGGCTCGCGCACTACCGGTCGTTCCGCGACCAGTCGTCGCTCGACGCGGCGCGCCGGATGCGGATGGCCGGCCCGGACGATCGCGTCTACCCGGACCTCGTGTTCGCACTGCCCGTACCGCCCGCTCGCCCGGAGCCCACCGGCGCGGTCGCGGTCGGCGTGATGGCGTACGACGGGACGCCGTCGGACCGCAACCGGGCCGCCGAGGTGCGTTCGGCGTACGTTGGCAAGATGACGCAGCTCGTCCGGTCGCTGATCGACGACGGGCACCGGGTCCGGCTGATGATCGGCGACTTCAACGACCTGCCGGTGGTGGAGGAGATCCTCGCCGACGCGCGGTCGCGGTGGACCGGGCCGGGCGAGCCGCCGGTGGTTTTCGAAGAACTGTCGACGATCGACGAGGTGATGGACCAGCTCAGCCAGGTCGACCTCGTCGTCGGCACCCGGTTCCACACCGTGCTGGTCGCGCTGATGCTCGGCAAGCCGACGGTCGCGATCGCGTACGGGCGCAAGCACACCGAGCTGATGAACGAGATGGGCGTCGGCGACTGGGTCCAGCAGATCGCCGACCTGGACGCGGACCTGCTGGAGAAGCAGGTCGCCTCCCTCTCGAACGATCGTGCCCGGATCACGCAGATCCTGACCGCACGAGCCACCCGGAACCGCGAACAGCTGGACGAACAGTTCGCCCGCCTGTCCACCGAGCTGCTCAACACCCCGAGCCGCGCATGA
- a CDS encoding glycosyltransferase family 2 protein gives MSTATPRLSVGLPVYNGEEYLRPALDAVLGQTYTDFELVISSNASTDSTDAICQEYAARDPRIRFFRQERNIGAAPNHDYVFRQSRGELFKWVSSDDLYARDLFERCIALLDKHPEAVLAHAWGAAIDGDGNVTQALEYPLNTESPRPSERLRSMMLDGDTPGALCADDFYGVIRSDALRSVKPHGSYYHADYTFTAQLALLGTFVQVPDWLYFRRHHSGRLSLSGIQTACANLDPKRSNRRRNPAVRLVAEYLLSWFTAVGRAPLPVRERIACYGQIFRWIGSRVSRRLRGWYPAEPPSTFGKVDGLSVRAVVAGQEAS, from the coding sequence ATGTCCACAGCGACCCCCCGACTGAGCGTCGGTCTGCCGGTCTACAACGGCGAGGAGTACCTGCGGCCGGCGCTGGACGCGGTGCTCGGGCAGACGTACACCGACTTCGAGCTGGTCATCTCGAGCAACGCCTCGACCGACAGCACCGACGCGATCTGCCAGGAGTACGCCGCGCGTGATCCGCGGATCCGGTTCTTCCGGCAGGAGCGGAACATCGGCGCCGCGCCGAACCACGACTACGTGTTCCGGCAGAGCCGCGGCGAGCTGTTCAAGTGGGTCTCGTCCGACGACCTGTACGCGCGGGACCTGTTCGAGCGGTGCATCGCGCTGCTCGACAAGCACCCCGAAGCCGTCCTGGCGCACGCGTGGGGAGCCGCGATCGATGGCGACGGCAACGTGACGCAGGCACTCGAGTACCCGCTGAACACGGAGTCGCCGCGCCCGTCGGAGCGGCTGCGGAGCATGATGCTCGACGGCGACACCCCAGGCGCGTTGTGTGCGGACGACTTCTACGGCGTGATCCGCTCCGACGCGCTGCGCAGCGTCAAGCCGCACGGCAGCTACTACCACGCCGACTACACGTTCACCGCGCAGCTGGCGTTGCTCGGTACGTTCGTGCAGGTCCCCGACTGGTTGTACTTCCGCCGGCACCACTCGGGCCGGCTGTCGCTGTCGGGCATCCAGACCGCCTGCGCGAACCTCGACCCGAAGCGGTCGAATCGGCGCCGCAACCCCGCGGTCCGGCTGGTGGCCGAATACCTGCTGAGCTGGTTCACCGCGGTCGGCCGGGCGCCGTTGCCGGTCCGCGAGCGGATCGCCTGCTACGGCCAGATCTTCCGCTGGATCGGGAGCCGGGTGTCGCGGCGGCTGCGCGGCTGGTACCCGGCGGAGCCGCCGTCCACGTTCGGCAAGGTCGACGGACTGTCGGTGCGCGCGGTAGTGGCCGGACAGGAGGCGAGCTGA